In one Gossypium hirsutum isolate 1008001.06 chromosome D09, Gossypium_hirsutum_v2.1, whole genome shotgun sequence genomic region, the following are encoded:
- the LOC107890725 gene encoding probable fructokinase-7 encodes MAGKLTTGNITGIEKLHIVGGAEDRTAITNGNAAKNKPLVVCFGELLIDFVPTVGGVSLAEAPAFKKAPGGAPANVAVGVSRLGGSSAFVGKVGDDEFGYMLADILKQNNVDNSGMRFDRTARTALAFVTLKADGEREFMFFRHPSADMRLHESELNTNLIKQANIFHYGSISLIEEPCKSAHLAAMNIAKKSGSMLSYDPNLRLPLWPSPEAARKGIMSIWDQSDIIKVSEDEITFLTGGDDPYDDNVVMKKLFHPNLKLLVVTEGSEGCRYYTKAFKGRVPGIKVKPVDTTGAGDAFVSGLLNSLASDSKLFQDEKRLRDALLFANVCGALTVTERGAIPSLPTKTAVLDALNKHSASKK; translated from the exons ATGGCTGGGAAATTAACTACAG GAAATATCACTGGTATTGAGAAACTGCATATTGTTGGTGGAGCTGAAGATCGTACTGCTATTACAAACGGCAACGCTGCAAAGAATAAACCTCTAGTTGTTTGCTTCGGTGAATTGTTGATCGACTTTGTACCGACGGTTGGAGGGGTTTCTCTGGCTGAAGCACCTGCTTTCAAGAAGGCTCCTGGTGGTGCTCCTGCAAATGTGGCTGTTGGGGTATCACGATTAGGAGGATCATCCGCTTTCGTAGGAAAG GTAGGTGATGATGAATTTGGCTACATGTTAGCTgacattttaaaacaaaacaatgTTGACAACTCTGGCATGCGATTTGATCGAACTGCAAGAACTGCGCTTGCATTTGTTACTCTCAAAGCTGATGGTGAACGTGAGTTCATGTTTTTCCGTCATCCAAGTGCTGATATGCGTCTTCATGAGTCGGAACTCAATACAAACCTCATTAAGCAG GCAAACATCTTTCACTATGGTTCTATTAGTTTGATCGAGGAACCATGCAAATCAGCTCACTTGGCAGCAATGAACATTGCCAAGAAGTCTGGAAGCATGCTCTCTTATGATCCAAATTTAAGATTGCCATTATGGCCATCACCAGAGGCTGCTCGAAAAGGCATAATGAGTATATGGGATCAATCGGACATTATTAAG GTAAGCGAGGATGAAATTACATTCTTAACCGGAGGTGATGACCCTTATGATGATAACGTGGTGATGAAGAAGCTTTTTCATCCTAATCTTAAGCTTTTGGTTGTAACCGAGGGATCAGAGGGTTGTAGATATTACACCAAG GCATTTAAGGGCAGGGTTCCTGGCATTAAAGTTAAACCTGTAGACACGACAGGTGCTGGCGATGCGTTTGTCAGTGGCTTATTGAATAGCCTAGCTTCTGATTCAAAGCTATTTCAG GACGAGAAGCGGTTAAGAGATGCCTTACTTTTTGCAAATGTCTGTGGAGCCCTGACAGTAACGGAGAGAGGTGCAATACCGTCGCTGCCAACAAAAACAGCCGTGCTTGATGCTTTGAACAAACATTCTGCatcaaagaaatga
- the LOC107890726 gene encoding uncharacterized protein, with product MLHFSCFSPLIFILSFSASNIVLVFITRNPLVLFLIGVPEMGRDWYWSSGGPVAKPSSTSNRTTSERHSAQTTLSGCITAVFHLFGSHRFRCHLKHHTSRSKLPSLLSRDSTIKGTDTEEEASTLTSASFTSTTKEEEFFNIPTGIQIKTRLDIRSKVGAPNNETPGTRTPTLVARLMGLDLLPESHSPSFQAKSRLSHHIQSSKSGYKSSLHGDMRGGTRSLPETPRPSSARRSDVDYHHHRLSLQINKENMSACEELVMSRLSSLKMKYEIVEQVKERLKRKVGMNITNAVRNRQRDREELVSKFKFKRISRALTKVADDSSIVNHSKHSSSIEFRFLESKGKPDKNSSTNYHNLQPPKLSFSSSPDIDIQLQPIRVLPKPNLQAVEEEQDEQHKLQQQQPRAASKCKKGPNQKFISRLKKPQEASEIIRNKKEEPFVPPSRLDIPDKKCRKTHLLNTMVPTLLPAPAAKIPQKKVLDAQRPKYSSQLSSSTQTYVKQEPRQAQVSTISTAGNEAEYEYIARILRRSGIDKDTPVSFSSWFSPSHPLDPSIFNYVERFTTCSANDNGKLSQRCNRKLLFHLVDELLSGILKPYFNMKPWVIRVGPGFSYMDGSQLIDTLCSKIRSFPQSDCRVLEDIDALIDKDLPEIKLQSVMAYEEEGEAIVAELEKGILEALLHEMAVEFGVRL from the exons ATGCTTCACTTTTCATGCTTTTCTCCACTAATCTTTATTCTCAGCTTTTCGGCCTCAAACATCGTCCTTGTTTTCATTACTAGGAACCCCCTCGTCCTTTTTCTTATTGGGGTTCCGGAGATGGGAAGGGATTGGTATTGGAGCAGCGGGGGGCCAGTGGCTAAACCTTCCTCCACCTCTAACAGAACAACATCAGAGAGACACTCTGCTCAAACTACTCTCTCTGGTTGCATCACTGCCGTATTTCACTTGTTTGGTTCCCATCGTTTCCGTTGCCATTTAAAACACCACACCAGTCGTAGCAAGCTTCCCTCTCTTCTCTCTCGAGACTCCACCATTAAAG GTACAGACACAGAGGAGGAAGCCTCAACGTTAACTTCAGCTTCATTCACATCGACCACTAAAGAAGAAGAATTTTTTAATATCCCT ACGGGAATTCAAATCAAAACACGTTTAGACATAAGGTCAAAAGTTGGTGCCCCAAATAATGAGACCCCAGGGACCAGGACTCCTACTTTGGTTGCTCGACTGATGGGTCTTGATCTTCTTCCTGAAAGCCACTCGCCATCCTTTCAAGCTAAGTCACGTTTAAGCCACCACATTCAATCCTCAAAGTCCGGTTACAAAAGTTCGTTGCATGGTGATATGAGGGGAGGCACTCGCTCATTGCCGGAAACTCCAAGACCATCGTCTGCAAGGAGGTCAGATGTGGATTACCATCATCATCGCCTTTCGCTTCAAATCAACAAAGAAAACATGAGCGCTTGTGAAGAGTTGGTTATGTCTCGTCTCTCATCactgaaaatgaaatatgaaatagtggagcaggttaaagagAGGCTTAAAAGGAAAGTTGGTATGAATATAACCAACGCAGTTCGCAACAGACAGCGAGACAGAGAAGAGCTTGTTAGCAAATTTAAGTTCAAGAGAATTTCCAGAGCTTTAACCAAAGTTGCTGATGATTCAAGCATTGTCAACCACTCGAAACATTCCAGTTCAATAGAGTTTAGATTCTTGGAATCTAAAGGCAAACCAGACAAAAATTCATCCACTAATTATCATAATCTTCAACCACcaaaattatcattttcatcatctccTGATATTGATATCCAGCTTCAGCCCATCAGAGTGTTACCAAAGCCCAATTTGCAGGCTGTTGAAGAGGAACAAGACGAGCAACACAAGCTGCAGCAGCAGCAGCCAAGAGCCGCTAGCAAATGCAAGAAAGGGCCCAATCAAAAGTTCATTTCACGACTGAAAAAACCTCAAGAAGCATCGGAAATCATCCGAAACAAGAAAGAAGAGCCTTTCGTTCCTCCTTCCAGACTTGACATTCCCGACAAGAAATGCAGGAAAACCCATCTCCTCAACACCATGGTCCCCACCCTTCTTCCGGCTCCGGCCGCAAAAATCCCACAAAAAAAG GTCTTAGATGCTCAAAGACCGAAATATAGCTCACAGTTATCTAGTTCGACCCAAACGTATGTCAAACAAGAACCGAGGCAGGCACAGGTTTCCACCATCTCCACCGCTGGCAATGAAGCTGAATATGAGTACATCGCAAGAATACTAAGACGTAGTGGCATAGACAAAGATACCCCAGTGTCCTTCTCGTCCTGGTTCTCTCCTTCCCATCCTCTTGATCCGTCCATTTTTAACTATGTCGAACGTTTCACTACTTGTTCTGCTAATGATAATGGTAAATTGAGTCAGCGGTGCAATAGAAAGCTACTGTTTCATCTGGTGGACGAACTGTTGAGTGGAATTTTGAAGCCTTATTTTAATATGAAGCCTTGGGTCATTAGGGTCGGCCCTGGTTTTAGTTACATGGATGGGTCTCAACTAATAGACACCTTGTGCTCGAAAATCAGAAGCTTTCCTCAATCTGATTGTCGagttcttgaagacattgatGCCTTAATTGATAAAGACTTGCCAGAAATTAAACTCCAGAGTGTAATGGCGTACGAGGAAGAAGGGGAAGCGATTGTGGCGGAGTTAGAGAAGGGCATCTTAGAGGCGCTGCTACATGAAATGGCAGTTGAGTTCGGTGTACGGCTTTGA